The nucleotide window CCATTGAGGCTTTCCAATTTCATTTCCGACCGATGAATTACAGTGGTATTATGGATGCGGAGACGTTGGCGATTTTGCAGGCTTTGATTCAGAAGTATCCGCAGAAGTAATTAGATAGTTTATGCAAATTACAAGTCGTAAGTTAAACAGTAATGAAAATGATAAACTGTCATTAAGCATTAAGGAGTTAGAAAAAGCCAATGATTTGAAAATAAATTGGCTTGTGATTTTTTCGTTATTGATATCAACTTGCTTATTTGCTATTCATATCTATTATTATGACAAGTCTAATTGGTCATTACTTTCAAAATTCTTGGTCTGTCTTTGTCCAATCATAATGTGGATTTACATTGAAAACAGAGTCAAAATAAAAAAACAAAGCAATAGAGATTTAAACAAAATGCAAGAGTTCAAATCTAAGAACTCAATTGATATTATTGAAATCAATACTAGTCGAATTGTTGAGTTTCTGGAAAATGATGATGAAAGTATTCTTTATTTGATTGAAAATATAAATGGAGAATCAATTTATATTTGGGATGAGCAATATTTTATTTCTGAAAACAATCCTTTTCCTTGTGATAAATTTGAGATTTATCTCGACGATATTTTTATAAAGTTGATCGGAGAAAAAGTATTTTGCAAAGGCGAGAGAATTGAATCAATAGAAATTTCCGGCGAAGATAAATGGAAATATTTCCAGAAAGGATTTCCTCAAGATTTAGAAATTGAAAAGAGAAATCTAAACGAGGTTATTGGTGAAATTGAAAAATTTAAGGAGAATTGAATATTTCACGATTCCAATTAAAAAAAAATTCGCAGAAGTGAGATGAAAACTATTTTAAAAACTGAAAGATTAAGTTTAAGACCGATTTCTGAAAACGACATTGAAAATATATTTGAACTACAATCTTTAGAGCAAACTTCCAAATTCAATACTTCGAAATCCCCGAGTGACATTAATGAAACCAAAATCAATGTTGAAAAATGGATTGCGGAAAATAATAAAGAAAATATCAAGCATTTTACATTTGCCGTCGAATTGATTGATGATGAAAAATTCATCGGATTAATTGGATTGCGTCTGGGAAAAGAGCATTACAAGAATGCAGAAGTTTGGTTTCAATTTGATTACAGATTTTGGAACAAAGGTTACGCGACGGAAAGCTTAAGAAAAATGATTGACTTTGGCTTCGAAACCTTGAAGTTGCACAGAATTGAAGCCGGTTGTGCAGTTGATAATATTGGTTCTTTCAGCGTTTTAGAAAAAGTGGGGATGTTGAGAGAAGCGCATACGAGACAATTGTTACCTTTAAAATCTGGTTGGTCAGATAATTATGGATATGCGATTTTATCAACTGATGAGAGGAAATAAATACTGTGAAATTTAAAAACTAATAACAAAATGAATTTTCTGAAAAAATTATTTACCTCACAAAAAGAACTGAATTTAGAATTTTATCAATGCGAAAATGGATTACATAAGCTAGGAGGGAAATTCCCATCTAACTTTATAATTCCAAAAAATGATTTCCTAAGTGGGTTTCAATATGTAGGTTTTATAAATAAAGGCGATAATTATTTTGATTGGATTCCTTTCGACATTCATCTTATTTGTCCTATTTATTTGGATATAGAAAATGTATTTTTAGATTATTCAAATCCTTTTGCTCCGATAATTATTGAGCCTAAAAACACAAGCGAAATAACTTCGGCTTTTGATGACTTAGAAAAAAATTCTATAGTTGAATTTCAAGAAACAAAACTCTCAATTCGAGAATTCGAAGGAATTACAGATGATAATGAATTTGATATATTAGGGGTTGCTGGAAAAGCAAATTTCTTACAACACGAAGACATTCCTATTTGTCCTAAAAGTGGAAAGAAAATGAGATTCCTATGTCAATTTTTAACTTTTAATAATATTGCAACCGAATTCACAAATGTAGAATGTGAGGATAAATATATGCAAGAATATTTTGAACATATGAATTTCTGGTGCGATGGAAGTCTATATGTTTTTATTGAACCAGAAAGCAAAACTTTATGTTATTACATTCAAAATACTTAAAAATAAAAAGCCTCAGAAATTAAATCCTGAGGCTTTGTTTTTATTTACTCAACAACAAAGAAACCCACTCTTCTCTCTGGATTTTCTTTTCAAGCTTCAGGTTTTGCTCTTTGCAAACTTCCAGAATATCGTCCACATCGAAGAAGCAAAGTCCTGACAACAGCAGTTTCCCGCCGTCTTCCAAAACGGAAACGTAAGTCGGAATGTCAGAAATCAAAATATTTCTGTTGATGTTTGCCAAGATGATTTCGAATTTTTCTTTCCCAAGATTGTCGGCTGTTCCTAGTTCGATGTCCAATTCTACGTTATTACGTACTGCATTTTCTTTGGAATTTTCCACAGACCATTCATCGATGTCGATGGCAACGGTTCTGCCCGCTCCTTTTTGTTTTGCGAAAATGGCCAACACCGAGGTTCCGCAACCCATATCAAGCACTTTTTTGTCCGCCAAATCCATATCCAACATTTGCTGAATCATCAGATGCGTCGTAGGATGATGCCCGGTTCCGAAAGACATTTTCGGCTGAATCACAATCTCGTGCATATTCGGGTCCGAGTCGTGGAATTCTGCGCGAATAAGGACTTTATCTTCTACATTGATAGGTGAGAAATTCTTTTCCCACTCCTCGTTCCAATTGATGTTCGGCATTTCTTCGTAGGTGTAAGAAATCTCGACCTCATCATTTTGAAGGAGATAGATATTTTTTAATTCTTCTTCTTTGAAAAGGTCTTTTTGGATATAACCAAGGATGCCGTCATATTCTTCTGTGAAGCTGTCAAAACCGATTTCTATCAGTTCTGCCATCAATATTTCGTTCCAAGGTTGGAGAGGTTTTATTTTAAAATTGAATTCCAGGTAAACTGCCATTGTTTAATTTTTTGCAAATTTAGGTTAAAACCACAAAGTCACGAAGTTTTTCACAAAGAACACAAAGAATTTTTACGTTTAGAAAACTTGTGAACCTTGTGCAGAACCTTTGTGCCTTTGTGGTTAAAAATTAATTCATCTTAATTTGATACGTAAATCCGACGTGAAACCACCTTCCAGGCAT belongs to Chryseobacterium sp. KACC 21268 and includes:
- a CDS encoding GNAT family N-acetyltransferase — protein: MKTILKTERLSLRPISENDIENIFELQSLEQTSKFNTSKSPSDINETKINVEKWIAENNKENIKHFTFAVELIDDEKFIGLIGLRLGKEHYKNAEVWFQFDYRFWNKGYATESLRKMIDFGFETLKLHRIEAGCAVDNIGSFSVLEKVGMLREAHTRQLLPLKSGWSDNYGYAILSTDERK
- the prmA gene encoding 50S ribosomal protein L11 methyltransferase, with the translated sequence MAVYLEFNFKIKPLQPWNEILMAELIEIGFDSFTEEYDGILGYIQKDLFKEEELKNIYLLQNDEVEISYTYEEMPNINWNEEWEKNFSPINVEDKVLIRAEFHDSDPNMHEIVIQPKMSFGTGHHPTTHLMIQQMLDMDLADKKVLDMGCGTSVLAIFAKQKGAGRTVAIDIDEWSVENSKENAVRNNVELDIELGTADNLGKEKFEIILANINRNILISDIPTYVSVLEDGGKLLLSGLCFFDVDDILEVCKEQNLKLEKKIQREEWVSLLLSK